A portion of the Manihot esculenta cultivar AM560-2 chromosome 2, M.esculenta_v8, whole genome shotgun sequence genome contains these proteins:
- the LOC110609619 gene encoding respirasome Complex Assembly Factor 1 has protein sequence MKEGKSSKLNNQQLHQHQNGHLSPFKFAKLLDPEASWDKDQLGDVLHWIRQVVALLCGLLWGAIPLVGGIWIAVFLVISSGIVYVYYSMILKVDEEEFGGHGALLQEGLFASITLFLLSWTLVYSLAHF, from the exons ATGAAAGAAGGGAAATCGAGTAAATTGAATAATCAGCAGCTACACCAACATCAAAACGGCCACTTATCTCCTTTCAAATTTGCTAAATTGTTGGATCCAGAGGCTTCTTGGGATAAG GATCAATTGGGTGATGTCTTGCATTGGATTAGGCAAGTAGTGGCGCTTTTATGTGGATTGCTTTGGGGTGCTATACCTTTGGTTGGGGGTATATGGATTGCCGT TTTCCTGGTTATATCCTCTGGGATTGTATACGTTTATTATTCAATGATATTGAAGGTTGATGAGGAAGAATTTGGTGGTCATGGTGCTCTTCTCCAAGAGGGACTTTTTGCTTCTATTACTCTATTTCTg CTCTCATGGACTCTAGTATACAGCTTGGCGCACTTCTGA
- the LOC110609618 gene encoding PGR5-like protein 1B, chloroplastic isoform X1: MAGTCTSITRHVVRSTTVELSRTGSRSWTSFSARISMKGNGASATFGERQFAGAATATAEGPSCIYVGPIETASKETLEALYRQARDAYYSGEPLIVDDMFDRVELKLRWYGSKSVVKYPRCSIRRQSTYADAEEDISQAFALASVWIIFLAFGSSALVGPIIYTVFLAYQDAFGSGISQGSQASIIQFLEMVNGILFMLVGSLIGYPITSASVKVLLGLWRNDLVSLKGACPNCGEEVFAFVKSDQSNSSAHRADCHVCESLLEFRTKVEQTVSTLGRRWVYGRIYLISRRRRRLK, translated from the exons ATGGCCGGCACGTGCACCTCTATTACGCGCCACGTCGTCAGATCCACGACCGTCGAATTATCCAGAACCGGCAGCCGCAGCTGGACTTCTTTTTCGGCCAGGATCTCTATGAAGGGCAATGGAGCGTCCGCGACGTTCGGGGAGCGTCAGTTCGCAGGCGCAGCAACAGCGACAGCTGAGGGGCCATCTTGCATATATGTTGGTCCTATTGAGACCGCAAGTAAAGAAACCCTAGAAGCTCTCTATCGTCAA GCACGGGATGCGTATTACAGTGGGGAACCTTTGATAGTTGATGACATGTTTGATAGAGTAGAG TTAAAATTGCGGTGGTATGGTTCAAAATCTGTGGTCAAGTATCCTCGTTGCAGTATTAGGCGACAATCCACATATGCAGATGCTGAG GAAGATATATCACAGGCTTTTGCACTAGCAAGCGTATGGATTATCTTTCTTGCATTTGGGAGTTCAGCATTGGTTGGGCCTATTATCTACACTGTTTTTCTAGCTTATCAAGATGCATTTGGCTCAGGAATTTCCCAAGGCAGCCAAGCGTCCATAATACAGTTTCTTGAGATGGTGAATGGCATTCTCTTCATGCTAGTGGGATCTCTGATTGGCTATCCAATTACATCGGCTTCTG TTAAGGTGCTCTTGGGGCTTTGGAGGAATGATTTGGTGTCTCTTAAGGGAGCATGCCCAAATTGTGGAGAGGAG GTGTTTGCCTTTGTGAAATCAGATCAGTCTAATAGTTCTGCACACAGAGCAgactgtcatgtatgtgaaagctTACTAGAATTCCGCACTAAGGTCGAG CAAACCGTTTCAACACTGGGAAGACGATGGGTCTATGGCCGAATATATCTTATATCACGCAGACGTCGGAGATTGAAGTAA
- the LOC110609618 gene encoding PGR5-like protein 1B, chloroplastic isoform X2, with the protein MAGTCTSITRHVVRSTTVELSRTGSRSWTSFSARISMKGNGASATFGERQFAGAATATAEGPSCIYVGPIETASKETLEALYRQARDAYYSGEPLIVDDMFDRVELKLRWYGSKSVVKYPRCSIRRQSTYADAEEDISQAFALASVWIIFLAFGSSALVGPIIYTVFLAYQDAFGSGISQGSQASIIQFLEMVNGILFMLVGSLIGYPITSASVKVLLGLWRNDLVSLKGACPNCGEEVFAFVKSDQSNSSAHRADCHVCESLLEFRTKVENFTRPSTCSITEETGKIQ; encoded by the exons ATGGCCGGCACGTGCACCTCTATTACGCGCCACGTCGTCAGATCCACGACCGTCGAATTATCCAGAACCGGCAGCCGCAGCTGGACTTCTTTTTCGGCCAGGATCTCTATGAAGGGCAATGGAGCGTCCGCGACGTTCGGGGAGCGTCAGTTCGCAGGCGCAGCAACAGCGACAGCTGAGGGGCCATCTTGCATATATGTTGGTCCTATTGAGACCGCAAGTAAAGAAACCCTAGAAGCTCTCTATCGTCAA GCACGGGATGCGTATTACAGTGGGGAACCTTTGATAGTTGATGACATGTTTGATAGAGTAGAG TTAAAATTGCGGTGGTATGGTTCAAAATCTGTGGTCAAGTATCCTCGTTGCAGTATTAGGCGACAATCCACATATGCAGATGCTGAG GAAGATATATCACAGGCTTTTGCACTAGCAAGCGTATGGATTATCTTTCTTGCATTTGGGAGTTCAGCATTGGTTGGGCCTATTATCTACACTGTTTTTCTAGCTTATCAAGATGCATTTGGCTCAGGAATTTCCCAAGGCAGCCAAGCGTCCATAATACAGTTTCTTGAGATGGTGAATGGCATTCTCTTCATGCTAGTGGGATCTCTGATTGGCTATCCAATTACATCGGCTTCTG TTAAGGTGCTCTTGGGGCTTTGGAGGAATGATTTGGTGTCTCTTAAGGGAGCATGCCCAAATTGTGGAGAGGAG GTGTTTGCCTTTGTGAAATCAGATCAGTCTAATAGTTCTGCACACAGAGCAgactgtcatgtatgtgaaagctTACTAGAATTCCGCACTAAGGTCGAG AATTTTACTCGACCGTCAACTTGTTCTATTACTGAAGAGACCGGGAAAATACAGTAG
- the LOC110610084 gene encoding probable xyloglucan galactosyltransferase GT11, with the protein MHDFVGLKGKPMIGKGHNKFWYFVLASFHLWFLLLYFYFSGLKIDYNHASLPRENSKNFYVRNSNSVNARGKETRDVARSSKDTNVTGNPIDNFFIGGDWDKYLDEMSKVNKELKQVNKEHLTENEAQSKEESDKAVGSKENGVDSVPVEEKIEEVSDPSSDSDSGPCSGRYIYVHDLPSQFNDDLIKHCESLSEWTNMCFFMSNLGLGPRLGNSEKVFSNTGWYDTNQFMLEVIFHNRMKQYKCLTNDSSLASAIFVPYYAGLDVVRYLWNSHRSVRDFCSLNLVKWLRETPEWKRLWGRDHFLVAGRITWDFRRITKSADWGNRLMLLPESKNMTMLTIEASPWSQNDFAIPYPTYFHPSRDGEVFQWQHKMRRTKRRFLFSFAGGARPNLTNSIRGEIINQCLATRRRCKLLDCVSRSNGCYKPVYVMKIFQMSTFCLQPSGDSYTRRSTFDSILAGCIPVFFHPGSAYVQYLWHFPKDYTKYSVFIPANKVKKGKVSIERTLSRIPKAKVLAMRDQVIKLIPGVVYANPRSSLETLEDAFDITIDGVLEKVKKTRRDIKQGKDVSDNGEEFTWKKRLFGTVGKHEWDPFFDRS; encoded by the coding sequence ATGCATGATTTTGTGGGACTAAAAGGGAAGCCTATGATAGGAAAGGGCCATAACAAATTCTGGTACTTTGTTTTAGCCTCATTTCATTTATGGTTCTTATTGCTTTACTTCTATTTCTCGGGTTTAAAGATTGATTACAACCATGCTTCACTGCCAAGagaaaattctaaaaatttttatgTCCGCAATTCTAATTCTGTCAATGCACGTGGAAAAGAAACACGGGATGTTGCAAGGTCTAGTAAGGACACGAATGTAACTGGTAATCCAATCGACAATTTCTTCATCGGAGGTGATTGGGATAAGTATCTTGATGAAATGTCAAAGGTCAATAAAGAATTAAAACAGGTTAATAAAGAACATCTCACAGAGAATGAAGCACAATCTAAAGAAGAATCTGATAAAGCAGTGGGTAGCAAGGAAAATGGGGTTGATTCTGTTCCAGTGGAAGAGAAAATCGAGGAAGTCTCTGATCCCAGTTCTGATTCAGATTCTGGACCATGCTCCGGTAGATACATTTATGTTCATGATCTTCCTAGCCAATTCAATGATGACTTGATCAAGCATTGTGAATCACTTAGTGAATGGACTAATATGTGCTTCTTCATGTCAAACTTGGGGCTAGGTCCAAGACTTGGGAATTCTGAAAAGGTGTTTTCAAACACTGGGTGGTATGACACGAACCAGTTCATGCTAGAGGTCATTTTCCACAACAGAATGAAACAGTATAAATGCTTAACCAATGACTCATCATTGGCTTCAGCAATCTTTGTGCCTTATTATGCTGGACTTGACGTTGTTCGATATCTATGGAATTCTCATAGATCGGTGAGGGATTTTTGCTCTCTTAATCTTGTCAAGTGGCTAAGAGAAACTCCTGAGTGGAAAAGATTGTGGGGTAGAGACCATTTCTTAGTTGCAGGGAGGATCACATGGGATTTCAGGAGAATAACCAAAAGTGCTGATTGGGGAAACAGGCTTATGCTTTTGCCTGAATCTAAGAACATGACCATGTTAACTATTGAAGCTAGTCCATGGAGCCAAAATGACTTTGCAATTCCATATCCTACTTACTTCCATCCTTCAAGAGATGGTGAAGTGTTTCAATGGCAGCATAAAATGAGGAGAacgaaaaggagattcttgttTTCTTTCGCAGGTGGTGCAAGACCCAACCTCACAAATTCTATCCGCGGTGAGATCATTAATCAATGCCTGGCGACAAGGAGAAGATGCAAGCTACTTGATTGCGTGTCTCGCTCAAACGGATGCTACAAGCCAGTTTATGTAATGAAAATCTTCCAAATGTCTACCTTCTGCTTGCAGCCTTCAGGGGATTCTTATACTAGGCGATCCACTTTTGATTCAATATTGGCTGGGTGTATTCCAGTTTTTTTCCATCCAGGTTCAGCatatgttcaatatttatggCATTTTCCAAAGGACTATACTAAATATTCAGTGTTCATACCAGCAAACAAGGTAAAAAAAGGTAAAGTTAGCATCGAGAGGACACTGTCTCGGATTCCAAAGGCAAAAGTGTTAGCAATGAGAGACCAGGTGATAAAACTGATACCAGGAGTGGTATATGCAAATCCAAGGTCTAGTTTGGAGACACTTGAAGATGCATTTGACATCACTATCGATGGAGTTCTTGAAAAGGTTAAGAAAACAAGGAGGGATATTAAACAGGGCAAGGATGTTTCTGATAATGGGGAAGAGTTCACTTGGAAGAAAAGATTATTTGGGACTGTAGGGAAACATGAATGGGATCCCTTCTTTGACAGGTCATAG